The following proteins come from a genomic window of Panicum hallii strain FIL2 chromosome 8, PHallii_v3.1, whole genome shotgun sequence:
- the LOC112903204 gene encoding nicotianamine aminotransferase A-like, which yields MENGAGNGVAVAAAAAWNFAPNETLLDLTALSVRGVLGRVKAGMVADGGGARAVVPMGHGDPSAFPCFRTAPEAVDAVAGALRSGEHNSYATSVGLKPARRSIAKYLSRDLPYELSPDDIYLTSGCSQAIEIICSVLARPGANILLPRPGYLFYEARATFNGMEARYFNLLPEKDWEVDIHGVQALADDNTVAMVIVNPGNPCGNVYTYEHLAKVAETAQKLGIFVITDEVYAHLTFGERKFVPMGVFGTVVPVFTLGSISKRWVVPGWRLGWIVTNDPNGVFQRTKVVDCMKSYLDISSDPPTFVQGAIPKLLENTKEEFFNKTVKILRETADICWEKLKGINSITCPSKPEGSMFVMVKLDLSCLQDIKDDMDFCCRLAKEELVVLLPGCAVGYKNWLRITFAIDPSSLEDGLDRLKSFCLRHKKPTK from the exons ATGGAGAACGGCGCCGGCAATGGGGTGGCcgtggctgcggcggcggcctggaACTTCGCGCCGAACGAGACCCTCCTGGACCTGACGGCGCTCTCGGTGCGCGGCGTGCTGGGCAGGGTTAAGGCCGGGATGgtggccgacggcggcggcgcgcgggcggtggTCCCGATGGGGCACGGCGACCCGTCGGCGTTCCCGTGCTTCCGCACCGCGCCGGAGGCCGTggacgccgtcgccggcgcgcTGCGGTCAGGGGAGCACAATTCCTATGCCACCAGCGTCGGCCTGAAGCCCGCACGGAG GTCCATCGCGAAGTACTTATCCCGTGATCTGCCGTACGAATTATCACCAGATGACATCTACCTCACAAGCGGCTGCTCCCAAGCAATCGAGATAATCTGCTCTGTTTTAGCTCGTCCTGGTGCCAACATCTTGCTTCCAAGGCCTGGCTACCTGTTCTATGAGGCGCGTGCCACTTTCAATGGCATGGAAGCTCGGTATTTCAATCTTCTACCTGAGAAAGATTGGGAAGTTGATATTCATGGCGTGCAAGCTCTTGCTGATGATAACACTGTTGCCATGGTTATTGTCAACCCAGGAAACCCTTGTGGCAATGTCTACACCTATGAGCACCTGGCCAAG GTTGCTGAGACCGCACAGAAGCTTGGCATATTTGTAATCACAGATGAGGTGTATGCACACTTGACATTTGGGGAGAGGAAATTTGTGCCCATGGGTGTGTTCGGGACAGTGGTTCCTGTGTTCACACTAGGGTCGATATCAAAGAGATGGGTAGTGCCTGGATGGCGGCTCGGATGGATTGTTACCAATGATCCTAATGGTGTATTTCAGAGGACTAAG GTAGTTGACTGTATGAAAAGCTACCTTGATATCTCCTCTGATCCTCCAACATTTGTCCAG GGAGCAATTCCAAAACTCCTGGAGAACACAAAAGAGGAATTCTTCAACAAAACTGTCAAAATTCTTAGAGAAACTGCAGATATATGCTGGGAGAAACTGAAGGGCATCAATTCCATCACATGCCCGAGCAAACCTGAGGGCTCCATGTTTGTAATG GTGAAATTGGACCTATCCTGCCTGCAAGACATCAAAGATGACATGGACTTCTGCTGCCGGTTGGCAAAGGAAGAGTTAGTGGTTCTTCTGCCAG GATGTGCTGTGGGATACAAGAATTGGCTCCGAATCACCTTCGCAATTGATCCATCTTCTCTAGAAGACGGCCTTGACCGGCTCAAGTCCTTCTGCTTGCGACACAAGAAGCCGACAAAGTGA